Within Nocardia terpenica, the genomic segment ATGTGCATACTCCTCTCTCCCGACTGCTCAGAGAAGATGATCCCAACAGCCTCAAGTTCTATGTTCTCTGGGTTACCGAGCCATGGACCTGGGAGCTGTGGCCGCATCTCGAGGAGGCTGTGCGCAAGGGGCAAGGGGGGTTCGAGGAGGCGTACGGCGTTGACTTCTTCAGTTATCTGCACAAGACGTGGCCGGACTCCGCGGACGTGTTCAACAAGGCTCAGACCGAGTTGAGCAGGTTGGCCACCAACGCGGTGACGGAGGCGCTCGATCTGCGCGGAGTTGGCACGCTTGCGGATATCGCTGGCGGTCATGGGTACACATTGGCCACACTGCTCGAAAAAAATCCTGATCTACACGGGATCCTGGTGGATCTACCGCCGGTAGTCGTAGAGGCCGATGATCGATTGCGGACGGGCGGCTCGTTGGCCTCGCGAACACAGATCATTGGGGGTGACTGTCTTCGGGAGATCACCGTCGAGGCCGATGTGTACCTGTTCAAGAACATTCTCGAATGGGCCGACGAGAAATCGATTGTAGCGCTGCGAAATGCCGCTCAGGCGGGTCGGCGAGACAGTCGGATTTTCATCATTACCAACCTGATCGACGGTAGTCCGGAAATTAGATTTACCACGGGAACGGATCTTCTCTTCCTCTTGAATTCCAACGGTAGAAAGCACACAATAGAGACCATTACGGCGGTGGTCCGTGAGGCGGGCATGCAAGTTGTCGACATGCGGCCGGTGAACTCGTACCTCCATCTCGTCGAGGCAATGCCAACGAAAGTCCCGCACTGAAAGTAGAAATGCGTTGGAGGAGAAAGCTGTGGACCGGAGTGTGGTAATCACCGGTATTGAGGTGATCGCGCCAGGAGGTATGGGTAGGAAGGAATTCTGGAATCTAATCACTGCGGGACGCTCCGCGACCAGGAGAATTTCTTTCTTCGATCCGAGCCCGTTTCGTTCGCACATCGCGGGCGAATGTGATTTCGATCCGGCGGCCGCAGGACTGCGCCCGCGTGAAGTTCGGCGCCTGGATCGGGCGGCGCAGTTCGCCATTGTGGGTGCTGCGGAGGCAGTTGCCGACAGTGGGATCGATCTGAACGTCATCGATCCCGGACGGGTGGGCGTGAGCTTGGGCAGTGCGGTGGGTGCTACTACGAGTATCGAGCGCGAGTACCTTGTGCTGTCCGATAGCGGCCGAGAGTGGCTAGTGGACGAACGGCATCTCTCGCCGCATATGTACGACTACCTGGTGCCCAGCGCGGCGGCGGCCGAGGTTGCATGGCGAGTCGGCGCCGAAGGGCCGGTCTCGATGGTTGCGACTGGCTGTACGGCCGGTCTGGACGCGATGGGGCGCGCACATGAACTGATCATGGATGGGACGGTCGACGTGGTGGTTGCGGGCGCCTCCGATGCACCGATCTCGCCGATCGCGGTCGCCTGCTTCGATGCGATCAAGGCGACGACGCCTCGCAACGATGACCCGGAACACGCCTCCCGGCCCTTCGACCGGACGCGGAACGGGTTCGTCTTGGCGGAAGGTGCCGCTGTCATGGTGTTGGAAGACCTCGAGCACGCCAGGGCCCGCGGCGCGCACATCTACGCCGAGGTTGCGAGCCATGCCACACGCTGCAACGCATATCACATGACCGGACTGCGTGCGGATGGCAGGGAAATGGCCGCGGCGATTCAGCACGCACTGGCGGACG encodes:
- a CDS encoding methyltransferase; this translates as MRIEHKDIADHGAVIGVRELALSASAASALRAAVRIGIAEELGESPITTNELARALDVNGEVLGRLLRALAQHGVFAETSAGHVHTPLSRLLREDDPNSLKFYVLWVTEPWTWELWPHLEEAVRKGQGGFEEAYGVDFFSYLHKTWPDSADVFNKAQTELSRLATNAVTEALDLRGVGTLADIAGGHGYTLATLLEKNPDLHGILVDLPPVVVEADDRLRTGGSLASRTQIIGGDCLREITVEADVYLFKNILEWADEKSIVALRNAAQAGRRDSRIFIITNLIDGSPEIRFTTGTDLLFLLNSNGRKHTIETITAVVREAGMQVVDMRPVNSYLHLVEAMPTKVPH
- a CDS encoding beta-ketoacyl-[acyl-carrier-protein] synthase family protein, which gives rise to MDRSVVITGIEVIAPGGMGRKEFWNLITAGRSATRRISFFDPSPFRSHIAGECDFDPAAAGLRPREVRRLDRAAQFAIVGAAEAVADSGIDLNVIDPGRVGVSLGSAVGATTSIEREYLVLSDSGREWLVDERHLSPHMYDYLVPSAAAAEVAWRVGAEGPVSMVATGCTAGLDAMGRAHELIMDGTVDVVVAGASDAPISPIAVACFDAIKATTPRNDDPEHASRPFDRTRNGFVLAEGAAVMVLEDLEHARARGAHIYAEVASHATRCNAYHMTGLRADGREMAAAIQHALADARCTSESVDYINAHGSGTKQNDRHETAAFKAALGSQAYRIPVSSIKSMVGHSLGAIGAIEVAACALAIENDVIPPTANLHEPDPECDLDYVPNEARETRVNTVLTVGSGFGGFQSAVVLRAVEKA